One genomic region from Leucoraja erinacea ecotype New England chromosome 36, Leri_hhj_1, whole genome shotgun sequence encodes:
- the LOC129713610 gene encoding uncharacterized protein LOC129713610, producing the protein MPFQSVDIDVDVKHWHLTGVTLGCSATCKPAFGLVQETGVSDEPGRSQSRGSSRQSSRAPTPRDEGTSLENLLPLQSEDSPRVVTGDHGTPERSQWQFGSGGDGVVLPAVTEHEVTAFEPTSEGGGLETTQSSPSPPTPCVDVSALAVVDMRCDKGTQCPEGGGDERRESPGPHSGRDVRATSSSDRTRAARRICQMLNQFTKTLSEMLLHEGLEKLARQLDTPDTCRTEGQPEGHDCLDVVTRWCDTLLPAVVSGKDTTGIGQENK; encoded by the exons ATGCCATTCCAATCAGTTGATATTGACGTTGATGTCAAGCATTGGCATCTCACGGGCGTGACGCTGGGCTGCAGTGCCACTTGTAAGCCAGCTTTTGGTTTGGTGCAGGAGACCGGGGTGTCTGATGAGCCGGGCAGGAGCCAGAGTCGGGGGAGCTCCCGTCAGTCATCCCGTGCCCCGACACCGCGAGATGAAGGCACGTCCCTGGAGAACTTGCTGCCGCTGCAAAGCGAAGACTCGCCGCGAGTGGTGACTGGAGATCACG GAACTCCAGAAAGAAGCCAATGGCAGTTTGGGTCGGGGGGTGATGGAGTGGTGTTGCCGGCAGTGACGGAGCACGAGGTCACGGCGTTTGAGCCCACGTCTGAGGGAGGGGGTTTGGAGACCACCCagagctccccctctcctcctacaCCCTGTGTTGATGTGTCTGCACTGGCAGTAGTGGACATGCGGTGTGACAAAGGCACTCAG TGTCCTGAAGGGGGCGGCGATGAGCGCCGGGAGTCACCGGGTCCACACAGCG GCCGTGACGTTCGAGCAACCTCCTCCAGCGACAGAACAAGAGCCGCCCGCAGGATCTGTCAGATGCTGAACCAGTTCACGAAGACGTTGAGCGAAATGCTTCTCCATGAAG GGTTGGAGAAGTTGGCCCGACAGTTGGACACGCCTGACACCTGTAGGACTGAAGGACAGCCAGAGGGGCACGATTGTCTAGACGTGGTGACGAGGTGGTGTGACACTCTGCTTCCTGCAGTCGTCTCCGGTAAAGATACCACCGGCATCGGCCAAGAGaataaatga